TTCGATTTCAAATTCGACAGGTTGACCTTCATCAAGTGAAGCATAGCCTGAACCCTGGATTGAGCTATGATGCACGAATACATCCTTGCCTTCTTCTGGAGTAATAAATCC
This window of the Candidatus Kaelpia aquatica genome carries:
- a CDS encoding cold shock domain-containing protein produces the protein GFITPEEGKDVFVHHSSIQGSGYASLDEGQPVEFEIEDGAKGQRAINVVKI